The following proteins come from a genomic window of Megalops cyprinoides isolate fMegCyp1 chromosome 6, fMegCyp1.pri, whole genome shotgun sequence:
- the LOC118778743 gene encoding achaete-scute homolog 5-like: protein MNAGFSHTFMERRPGLLNGGGLQYGMVPPGGHPEHRHRSPHLHPGGEALAHTVPFLLYPSNMEAGLYEGSYRGGPPLFPYLPAFHGHFGVYECPFEPAFIQKRNERERQRVKCVNQGYAKLRDHLPGGAGDKRLSKVETLRAAIRYIKYLQGLVGDPSHAGPKAAPLGSEDSGHSDGESPRSASASSSPGLYCEESEGSGS, encoded by the coding sequence ATGAACGCTGGCTTCTCCCACACCTTCATGGAGCGGCGGCCAGGGCTGCTGAACGGGGGCGGACTACAGTACGGGAtggtgccccctggtggccaccCGGAGCACCGCCACCGTTCGCCTCACCTCCACCCGGGCGGCGAGGCGCTCGCCCACACCGTGCCCTTCCTGCTGTACCCCTCCAACATGGAGGCGGGGCTGTACGAGGGCTCGTACCGGGGTGGCCCGCCACTCTTCCCCTACCTGCCCGCCTTCCACGGCCACTTCGGCGTGTACGAGTGCCCCTTCGAGCCCGCCTTCATCCAGAAGCGCAACGAGCGGGAGCGCCAGCGGGTCAAGTGCGTCAACCAGGGCTACGCCAAGCTGCGCGACCACCTGCCAGGGGGCGCCGGCGACAAGCGCCTCAGCAAGGTGGAGACCCTGCGCGCCGCCATCCGCTACATAAAGTACCTGCAGGGGCTGGTGGGGGACCCCTCCCACGCCGGCCCCAAAGCCGCCCCCCTCGGGTCGGAGGACTCGGGCCACAGCGACGGGGAGTCACCCCGCTCCGCgtcagcctcctcctccccggGGCTCTACTGCGAGGAGTCAGAGGGCTCGGGAAGCTAG